The genomic segment GACCAGGCCGCAGTCACGCAGGCAGGCCAGGTGTGCGGAGACGGTGGACTGCGCCAGCCCCACACAGGCGACCAGGTCGGTGGTACGGGCTTCGCCCTCGGCCAGCCGGCGCAGGATCGCCAGCCGGGCCGGGTCGCCCAGGGAACGGAACAGGGCCACGGCCGCCGACCGCGACCCGCAGGAGGTGGTGGCCGCCGGAGCGGACCCTTCGCCATTCATCGTCATGGAGCGATGATATCGCTGCCCACCGCTCCCGTTTCCAGCACGGCTGAGAGCCCGCCCCGGAACCGCTCAGCGCTCGGACGCGAACCGGACGAACCGCCCCCAGCCCTCGCGGCCGACCGTGAAGGCCGGGCGGCCCGTATCCTTGGAGTCCCTGACGTGGACAGCCTGTTCGGCTATCGCAACCTCCACGCAGTCGTCGCCCTGAGTGCCGCTGTGACTGGACTTGAACCAGGCGAGTTCCGTCGCACCGCTGCTCATCGCTCTCCTCGAATCCGCTCCAGCAGGTCCCGGGATTCCTTCGGGTTCAGGGCCTGCGAGCGCAGTGTTTCACAGCGTCGGCAGAGCAGACTCATCTCTTTCGGGTCAGAGATCAGCCGGCCGTTCTGCTGTCCTTCGGAGTAGCCGAGTCGCCGCCCCTCCGGGGTCTCCAAGATGCGCACCGGCCCGTCCAGGCACCCGTGGAACTCCAGCTCCAGCGGCACGACTTGGAGCGTCACGTTGCGCGGCGCGGAGAGCTCCAGCACGTGATCCAGCATGCTCGCCTGCACCCGCGCGCCACCCAGCCGGCGCCGGAACACCGACTCCTCCACGATGAAGCTGAACGGCACGGTCGGCCGCTCCCGCATCATCGCCTGCCGCTCCATCCGCGAGGTGAGCTGAGCTTCCGTCTGTTCATCCGTCAGCAGCGGGATGCTGTTGTCGAACACCGCCCGCGCGTACGCCTCCGACTGCAACAGCCCCGGCACCAGCCGGTTCTCGTACGTGCACAGGCTCACCGCCTCCCGTTCCAGCCGCGCCCACCGCCGGAACCACGCGGCGAGACCCGCCTCGCCCCGGGTGAGATGGCGGGCGGCCCTCCGCAGCGCACCGGTGGCGCCAAGGGCTTCGTCGGCGCGCTCCACGAACGCCAGGTCCGGCATCCGGCGCCCCAACTCCACCGATTCGACGGTGTGTTTGGAGTACCGCACCTGGATCCCCAGATCCGCGCGGCTGAGCCCGGCGTGCTCCCGCAGCGCCTGGACGAACGCACCGAACGTGCGCATGCTGTCCGACGGGTGCCCCTCCCGCTCCCGGTCCCCGGCCGGATCCGGCCACCCGTCGGCACCTCCGGCCCGTCCCCGCCGCGCCGCGGCTTCCTCGGTGGGGG from the Streptomyces xinghaiensis S187 genome contains:
- a CDS encoding helix-turn-helix domain-containing protein, with the protein product MGIVEGEAAGGAAGQGVGGVGMRPAPTEEAAARRGRAGGADGWPDPAGDREREGHPSDSMRTFGAFVQALREHAGLSRADLGIQVRYSKHTVESVELGRRMPDLAFVERADEALGATGALRRAARHLTRGEAGLAAWFRRWARLEREAVSLCTYENRLVPGLLQSEAYARAVFDNSIPLLTDEQTEAQLTSRMERQAMMRERPTVPFSFIVEESVFRRRLGGARVQASMLDHVLELSAPRNVTLQVVPLELEFHGCLDGPVRILETPEGRRLGYSEGQQNGRLISDPKEMSLLCRRCETLRSQALNPKESRDLLERIRGER
- a CDS encoding DUF397 domain-containing protein, with the protein product MSSGATELAWFKSSHSGTQGDDCVEVAIAEQAVHVRDSKDTGRPAFTVGREGWGRFVRFASER
- a CDS encoding ArsR/SmtB family transcription factor, which produces MTMNGEGSAPAATTSCGSRSAAVALFRSLGDPARLAILRRLAEGEARTTDLVACVGLAQSTVSAHLACLRDCGLVTSRPVGRASWYSLARPELLDLLAAAEQLLAATGEAVDLCPAYGTRPAQDSAR